AACCAGCCCGTTTAAATCACTTGAAACAACGCTTTTTGCGCCAGCAAAGAGCGACTTACTTTCTAGCTTGCCTACACATTGATTCCACACCATAATTTTAAAAATAACTCGAATTTTAAGGACAACCCAATGTCTGAGCAAAGACGTAGCACCACACTAAGGTTCTTAGCTGAACCCGGGGACGTGAATTTTGGTGGGAAAGTTCATGGCGGAGCAGTGATGAAATGGATAGATCTAGCCGCCTACGCCTGCTCGGCAGCATGGAGCGGAAAATACTGCATTACAGCCTATGCTGGCGGTATACGGTTTGTAAAACCAATCTTGGTAGGCAGCTTAGTGGAAGTTGGCGCAAGAGTTATATATACAGGACGAACTTCCATGCATATTGCTATTGATGTGCAAGCGAGTGACCCAAAAGAGCTAGACAAAACCTTAACCACTCATTGCATTG
This genomic stretch from Vibrio marisflavi CECT 7928 harbors:
- a CDS encoding acyl-CoA thioesterase; translation: MSEQRRSTTLRFLAEPGDVNFGGKVHGGAVMKWIDLAAYACSAAWSGKYCITAYAGGIRFVKPILVGSLVEVGARVIYTGRTSMHIAIDVQASDPKELDKTLTTHCIVIMVAVDEEGNPTPIPEWVPKTKEDIELRDSAIRLMNMRKQIGEEMQAGVKYLK